The following proteins are encoded in a genomic region of Flavobacteriales bacterium:
- a CDS encoding M1 family metallopeptidase, whose translation MNRLLSFVFILISSLVFAQEFDSTQIPVERVVDFETLDLILDINPKKGKVEGRAVYTFKPLRPKVDSIFVHARDMEIESVTINGEEVRAELGDEGLSIFPHPPVKGETEMAIEYVAYPTRGLYFNGWDGNGRKQIWSQGQGIKNRHWIPCFDLQHDKVVTSLEITFDKDFEVISNGKLVEKEGRGGKIRWKYAMERPQPTYLIALIIGEYDIMEQRSPYGTSVLNYYYPDLPEQAEPTFVETNQLLAYLEAEIGVAYPWSVYRQAPVEYFLYGAMENTTAVVLNDRYMVDWRGRIDENYVYVNAHEMAHHWFGDFLTARTGHDHWLQEGFATYYGALGERAMLGDEADEYRRWTDYGLVTTRESSNVYPLQHNAAGSLIHYQKGRLVLDMLRDEVGGAVFRRVISQYVIENGYGLVDSDELLDAFSDHSGRSLAWFWDQWVYNAGVPTLRVDVDTSRSEEMTTYGFTLRQFQQDRAYRFGWDWEVVLKGGGRLTGREFVTGKEYRWELNLSEGQEIDYVLFDPDGIVLKQFVHPYTREELLAISADTAHYFSRAQAMKELSRFPGVGSADELLATRPFDAGLSKLWARNLIHYPKAAKTVGKQWLQSDRTELYETGWFLLQGDYTSLDSAFFVELARTGSPDFVETMVDDLFLEYREQVDYLFDDEYAGDNGNNLAVRRTMWRYVLYKDEKALDQLLRYGTDEYNRQTREEAWKAFRSIEFKDPRWRKQLEEASGHYNYRFRTTAKRYLQYLQDVN comes from the coding sequence TTGAACCGTCTCCTCTCGTTTGTATTCATCCTGATCTCCTCACTTGTATTCGCCCAGGAATTCGACTCTACCCAAATCCCTGTAGAACGGGTGGTCGATTTTGAAACGCTGGACTTGATATTGGACATCAACCCTAAAAAAGGAAAGGTCGAGGGCCGTGCCGTATATACGTTCAAGCCTCTACGACCGAAGGTCGATTCAATTTTTGTGCACGCTCGCGATATGGAGATCGAGTCGGTGACCATTAACGGGGAAGAGGTGCGCGCCGAGCTGGGTGATGAAGGATTGAGCATATTCCCGCATCCGCCCGTTAAGGGCGAAACCGAAATGGCAATAGAGTACGTGGCTTACCCTACACGAGGGCTTTATTTCAACGGATGGGACGGGAATGGCCGAAAGCAGATATGGAGTCAAGGGCAGGGGATCAAGAATAGGCATTGGATACCGTGTTTCGACTTGCAGCACGACAAGGTCGTTACTTCGCTAGAGATCACTTTCGACAAGGATTTTGAGGTTATTAGCAACGGCAAGTTGGTCGAGAAGGAAGGGCGTGGCGGTAAGATTCGTTGGAAGTATGCCATGGAGCGGCCACAACCGACTTATTTGATCGCGCTGATCATCGGGGAGTACGATATCATGGAGCAGCGAAGTCCGTATGGAACCTCAGTACTCAACTACTATTATCCGGATCTTCCCGAGCAGGCTGAACCCACTTTTGTGGAGACCAATCAGCTACTCGCGTACCTCGAGGCGGAGATCGGAGTGGCTTATCCCTGGAGCGTTTATCGTCAGGCGCCAGTTGAGTATTTCCTGTACGGCGCCATGGAAAATACGACTGCCGTAGTGCTCAACGACCGGTATATGGTCGATTGGCGAGGCCGTATCGATGAGAATTACGTGTATGTGAACGCCCACGAAATGGCCCACCATTGGTTCGGCGATTTCCTTACTGCGCGTACCGGGCACGACCATTGGCTGCAAGAGGGCTTTGCCACTTATTACGGTGCATTGGGCGAGCGCGCCATGTTGGGAGACGAGGCAGACGAGTATCGTCGTTGGACCGATTACGGCTTGGTGACCACGCGTGAATCGAGCAATGTGTATCCTTTGCAGCACAACGCGGCTGGTTCTCTCATTCACTATCAAAAGGGTCGGTTGGTGCTCGACATGCTGCGCGATGAAGTAGGTGGGGCGGTGTTCCGCCGCGTGATCTCACAGTATGTGATCGAAAACGGGTACGGACTGGTCGATTCCGACGAGTTACTCGACGCCTTCAGCGATCATTCGGGCCGCTCCCTGGCGTGGTTTTGGGACCAGTGGGTTTATAATGCAGGGGTTCCCACCCTACGGGTGGATGTGGATACGTCGCGCTCCGAAGAAATGACGACATACGGCTTCACCCTCCGGCAGTTTCAACAAGATCGCGCGTATAGGTTCGGCTGGGATTGGGAAGTGGTACTTAAAGGAGGAGGGCGATTGACCGGCAGGGAATTCGTTACCGGTAAAGAGTACCGGTGGGAGTTGAATTTATCGGAAGGCCAGGAAATTGATTACGTTCTTTTTGACCCGGACGGAATCGTGCTGAAACAGTTCGTTCATCCTTATACGAGGGAGGAGTTGTTGGCTATATCAGCGGATACGGCACATTATTTTTCAAGGGCTCAAGCGATGAAGGAGTTAAGTCGGTTCCCAGGAGTAGGAAGTGCGGATGAGCTCTTGGCTACTCGACCCTTTGATGCCGGATTATCGAAACTGTGGGCGCGTAATTTGATCCACTACCCAAAAGCGGCCAAGACCGTGGGTAAACAGTGGCTTCAGAGTGACCGAACCGAACTCTACGAAACGGGTTGGTTTTTGCTTCAAGGCGATTATACCTCCTTGGACAGTGCATTCTTCGTTGAACTTGCGCGTACGGGTTCTCCGGACTTCGTTGAGACCATGGTAGACGATCTCTTTTTGGAGTATCGTGAGCAAGTTGATTACCTCTTCGATGACGAGTATGCAGGGGATAATGGCAATAATTTGGCCGTGCGCAGAACGATGTGGCGATACGTCTTGTACAAAGATGAAAAGGCGCTCGATCAACTTCTGCGATACGGTACGGATGAATACAATAGACAAACCCGTGAAGAGGCTTGGAAAGCTTTCAGGTCGATCGAGTTTAAAGACCCGCGATGGCGGAAACAACTCGAAGAAGCTTCAGGGCATTACAACTACCGCTTTCGAACTACTGCCAAGCGATACCTCCAGTATTTGCAGGACGTGAATTAG